The genomic DNA CATATAATCCAACCTTTCCCCGTGAATAAGTTTTTTATTTATTATAGCTTTTTTGGGGGTTAATTGCAATTATTTGAGTATTGCGCTCTTGACAAATTATTCTTTCCTAACTATAATGTATTAAACGTAACGAAACATGACGAAAAGTGATGTAAGATTATGAGAAGATAGATTTAATAAAAGGCGGAGGCTTATTTAATGTATGAGGCAATATTATTATCATTGAAGATTACGGGGATTTCAACGTTAATAACCAGTTTTCTGGGTATTATTACAGCGTATATTTTTAATAAACATGATTTTAGAGGAAAAAGCATACTGGAAACATTATTTCTTATGCCGATAGCACTTCCGCCCACAGTGGTGGGTTATTTGATAATGCTCGGAATCGGCAGAAAAAGTGTATTTGGACAGTTTTTATATAAAAATTTTGGTATAAATATATTATTTACCTGGCAGGCAGCATGTATAGCAGCAATAGTAGTGAGCTTTCCCCTGATATATCAAAATGCAAAAAATGCTTTCAAATATGTGGACGAGGATGTAAAAGATGCGGCAAGAGTGGATGGTGCCTGTGAGCTGAAGCTTTTTTGGTTTATAATAATACCGATAGCATTAAACGGGATAATCGGCGGGATTATACTTGCATTTGTGAGGGCATTGGGTGAATTCGGTGCTACACTGATTGTGGCAGGGAATATTCCGGGTCAGACACAGACAATACCGCTCCTAATATATTTCTCTATCGGAAGCGGAGATAACAAGACAGCTAATATGCTTGTAATACTTATTATGATAATAAGTATGTCACTTGTTTTGATAACTAACAGACTTCTGAAAAGAGATGAAACACCGAAGAAAAGTTCGGAATAAATCTGGTAATAAATTAATAATATAAAGGAGAGTAGGTATAATGAAAAAATTATTGGGGATATTGCTGATGCTGGGTATTGTAATTCTGACAGCCGGGTGCGGAGGCGGAAAAGATGCGGCAGAAACAGCAGAAAAGCCGGCAGCGGAAGAAAAAGAACTAACTGTAAGTATTGCTGCGAGTACTAAAAATGCAATTGATGAAATAGTGAAAAATTATGAGAGTGAGAATCCCGGTGTAAAAATAAAGATTAATTCAGGTGGTTCCGGTACATTGGAACAGCAGATTACCGGCGGGGCTCCAGTAGATATATTTTTATCGGCAAGTAAGAAAAATATGGATAATCTGGAAGAAAA from Sebaldella termitidis ATCC 33386 includes the following:
- the modB gene encoding molybdate ABC transporter permease subunit is translated as MYEAILLSLKITGISTLITSFLGIITAYIFNKHDFRGKSILETLFLMPIALPPTVVGYLIMLGIGRKSVFGQFLYKNFGINILFTWQAACIAAIVVSFPLIYQNAKNAFKYVDEDVKDAARVDGACELKLFWFIIIPIALNGIIGGIILAFVRALGEFGATLIVAGNIPGQTQTIPLLIYFSIGSGDNKTANMLVILIMIISMSLVLITNRLLKRDETPKKSSE